Proteins found in one Micropterus dolomieu isolate WLL.071019.BEF.003 ecotype Adirondacks linkage group LG12, ASM2129224v1, whole genome shotgun sequence genomic segment:
- the LOC123980360 gene encoding structural maintenance of chromosomes protein 1A-like isoform X2 has translation MMENNLQTLNKELETKNKELCDSKLQIESLMKKNQDFERQLTEMRHKHKQELTSADMNRRQTCEELKETQSQLEKKTADIRNLRREFDDKLKTKMEIKNKELCESKLQFESLKKKNQEFERQLTELQERHKQELEKRLQDEQQWREDVEKEVEMLKKELEKEKQTMGAGVSGAEQSLNESDIQEQELEKRLQDEQQWREDAEKEVEMLKKELEKEKQITGAEVPGAEQSLNESDIYLAELVVPVEED, from the exons ATGATGGAGAACAACCTGCAGACCCTGAACAAAGAGCTGGAGACCAAGAACAAAGAG ctttgtgACTCCAAGCTTCAGATTGAATCCCTCATGAAGAAGAATCAGGACTTTGAGCGACAGCTGACTGAAATGAGACACAAGCACAAGCAGGAGTTGACG TCAGCTGACATGAACAGGAGACAGACCTGTGAAGAGCTTAAGGAGACCCAATCTCAACTGGAAAAGAAGACCGCAGACATCAGGAACCTGCGGAGagag TTTGACGACAAACTAAAGACGAAGATGGAGATCAAGAACAAAGAG CTTTGTGAGTCTAAGCTTCAATTTGAATCTctaaagaagaagaatcagGAGTTTGAGAGACAGCTGACTGAACTACAAGAGAGGCACAAGCAGGAG TTGGAAAAGAGGCTTCAGGATGagcagcagtggagggaggATGTTGAGAAAGAGGTGGAGATGCTGAAGAAGgagctggagaaggagaagcag ACAATGGGAGCAGGGGTGTCAGGAGCTGAACAATCTCTGAATGAATCTGACATTCAGGAGCAGGAG TTGGAAAAGAGGCTTCAGGATGagcagcagtggagggaggATGCTGAGAAAGAGGTGGAGATGCTGAAGAAGgagctggagaaggagaagcag ATAACGGGAGCAGAGGTGCCAGGAGCTGAGCAATCTCTGAATGAATCTGACATCTATCTAGCAGAACTTGTGGTGCCAGTGGAAGAGGATTAA
- the LOC123980360 gene encoding golgin subfamily A member 6-like protein 7 isoform X1 produces MMENNLQTLNKELETKNKELCDSKLQIESLMKKNQDFERQLTEMRHKHKQELTSADMNRRQTCEELKETQSQLEKKTADIRNLRREFDDKLKTKMEIKNKELCESKLQFESLKKKNQEFERQLTELQERHKQELEKRLQDEQQWREDVEKEVEMLKKELEKEKQVFLPKATMGAGVSGAEQSLNESDIQEQELEKRLQDEQQWREDAEKEVEMLKKELEKEKQITGAEVPGAEQSLNESDIYLAELVVPVEED; encoded by the exons ATGATGGAGAACAACCTGCAGACCCTGAACAAAGAGCTGGAGACCAAGAACAAAGAG ctttgtgACTCCAAGCTTCAGATTGAATCCCTCATGAAGAAGAATCAGGACTTTGAGCGACAGCTGACTGAAATGAGACACAAGCACAAGCAGGAGTTGACG TCAGCTGACATGAACAGGAGACAGACCTGTGAAGAGCTTAAGGAGACCCAATCTCAACTGGAAAAGAAGACCGCAGACATCAGGAACCTGCGGAGagag TTTGACGACAAACTAAAGACGAAGATGGAGATCAAGAACAAAGAG CTTTGTGAGTCTAAGCTTCAATTTGAATCTctaaagaagaagaatcagGAGTTTGAGAGACAGCTGACTGAACTACAAGAGAGGCACAAGCAGGAG TTGGAAAAGAGGCTTCAGGATGagcagcagtggagggaggATGTTGAGAAAGAGGTGGAGATGCTGAAGAAGgagctggagaaggagaagcaggTCTTTTTACCTAAAGCG ACAATGGGAGCAGGGGTGTCAGGAGCTGAACAATCTCTGAATGAATCTGACATTCAGGAGCAGGAG TTGGAAAAGAGGCTTCAGGATGagcagcagtggagggaggATGCTGAGAAAGAGGTGGAGATGCTGAAGAAGgagctggagaaggagaagcag ATAACGGGAGCAGAGGTGCCAGGAGCTGAGCAATCTCTGAATGAATCTGACATCTATCTAGCAGAACTTGTGGTGCCAGTGGAAGAGGATTAA
- the LOC123979907 gene encoding IgGFc-binding protein-like, whose amino-acid sequence MFALRKTTALVLGNFGTQAAIQIKPPSPSVFGFLVDGTTVDTLNILTSPFLAYLDISGCRHSGVLYEYGKMVRSDPDTCLICDDTAVLRVTGCPPVERCQDYNTCVFDYICTVTGPTVIDFLSQVNSVPDRCAYSLLSGPSVPGFHVLGNFRERRRKDVSFVDSVTLQLDGPGVQIQVDQDGRVWLDKNTLTLNSKAQLVHGVELSKDQTGVTAKVVLANKVVLVFFDGNTAQIHLKAPGGKEPSLQGLCANSSVPLSSVRLPGAYSASGCKVHYSDSADSLINCTMTTERCNLLNEAPFTACHNYTNPEPYITACTDTMCNYPPADGLHCQFLEAYARACSLYSSNTLEDLMSEAGCCKTLINSIQ is encoded by the exons ATGTTTGCTCTTAGGAAAACG ACTGCTTTGGTTCTTGGTAACTTTGGGACACAAGCAGCTATACAAATAAAACCCCCGAGTCCATCT GTGTTTGGTTTTCTGGTCGATGGTACCACAGTTGATACACTGAATATTCTCACATCACCGTTCTTAGCATACTTAGACATCAGCGGATGCAGACACTCAG GTGTTTTGTATGAATATGGTAAAATGGTGAGGTCTGATCCAGATACCTGTCTAATCTGTGATGATACTGCTGTCCTCAGAGTCACTGGCTGTCCACCTGTGGAACGATGTCAAGACTACAACAC CTGCGTGTTTGACTACATCTGCACTGTGACCGGCCCTACTGTCATAGACTTTCTCAGCCAAGTGAACTCTGTCCCGGATCGGTGTGCGTACTCTCTACTGTCGGGTCCGTCTGTCCCAGGCTTCCATGTGCTTGGGAACTTCCGGGAACGTCGACGTAAAGATGTGAGCTTTGTGGACAGTGTGACACTGCAACTAGACGGGCCGGGTGTTCAAATTCAAGTGGACCAAGACGGGAGAGTTTGG CTGGACAAGAATACGTTGACCCTTAACAGCAAAGCTCAGCTGGTTCACGGTGTGGAGCTCTCTAAGGATCAAACCGGAGTCACTGCAAAGGTGGTGCTCGCTAACAAGGTGGTGCTTGTCTTCTTTGATGGCAACACGGCACAGATCCACTTAAAAG CACCTGGTGGAAAAGAACCATCTCTGCAGGGTTTGTGTGCCAACTCCAGTGTGCCTTTGAGCTCAGTGAGGCTCCCTGGTGCTTACAGTGCCAGTGG CTGTAAGGTGCATTACAGTGACTCTGCTGACAGTTTGATCAACTGCACCATGACGACTGAACG CTGTAATCTCCTGAATGAGGCTCCCTTCACCGCCTGTCACAACTACACCAACCCAGAGCCCTACATAACCGCCTGCACCGACACTATGTGCAATTATCCTCCGGCAGACGGTCTACACTGCCAGTTCCTGGAGGCCTACGCCAGAGCCTGCAGCCTGTACAGCTCCAACACACTGGAGGACTTGATGTCAGAGGCCGGCTGCTGTAAGACTTTAATAAACTCAATTCAGTGA